From a region of the Ovis aries strain OAR_USU_Benz2616 breed Rambouillet chromosome 2, ARS-UI_Ramb_v3.0, whole genome shotgun sequence genome:
- the LOC101105632 gene encoding interferon alpha-H-like — MAAAWSLLLALLLLSCNAICSRGCHLPHTHSLANRRVLTLLRQLRRVSPSSCLQDRKDFAFPQEALGGSQLQKAQAISVLHEVTQHTFQLFSTEGLAAAWDQSLLDKLRAALDQQLTDLQACLRQEEGLRGAPLLKEVSSLAVRKYFHRITLYLQEKGHSPCAWEVVRAEVMRAFSSSTNLQERFRSKDLHTAGSTRK, encoded by the coding sequence ATGGCCGCAGCCTGGTCCTTActcctggccctgctgctgctcagctgcAACGCCATCTGCTCTCGGGGCTGCCACCTGCCTCACACCCACAGCCTGGCCAACAGGAGGGTCCTGACGCTCCTGCGACAACTGAGGAGggtctccccttcctcctgcctgcagGACAGAAAAGACTTCGCATTCCCCCAGGAGGCGCTGGGTGGCAGCCAGTTGCAGAAGGCTCAAGCCATCTCTGTGCTCCACGAGGTGACCCAGCACACCTTCCAGCTCTTCAGCACAGAGGGCTTGGCCGCCGCGTGGGACCAGAGCCTCCTGGACAAGCTCCGTGCTGCACTGGATCAGCAGCTCACTGACCTGCAAGCCTGTctcaggcaggaggaggggctgcGAGGGGCTCCCCTGCTCAAGGAGGTCTCCAGCCTGGCTGTGAGGAAATACTTCCACAGAATCACTCTCTATCTGCAAGAGAAGGGACACAGCCCTTGTGCCTGGGAGGTTGTCAGAGCAGAAGTCATGAGAGCCTTCTCTTCCTCAACAAACTTGCAGGAGAGATTCAGGAGCAAGGACTTACACACAGCTGGTTCAACACGGAAATGA
- the LOC105601956 gene encoding interferon omega-1, whose translation MAKIYLLVAGVMLCSIPACPLDNKEIFTLLRQMKTIPSQSCLEHRHDFKFPWRRENITSIQMTQGTCYHHLMLQQIFNLFTMESSYAAWNSTLLDKLLSSLGQSLEQLEEVTLDCPDLGTDVWKYFQRIHLYLKGKEYSLCAWEVVRVEIEKYLSFM comes from the coding sequence ATGGCCAAGATCTATTTGCTAGTGGCAGGAGTGATGCTCTGCTCCATCCCTGCTTGTCCTCTTGACAACAAAGAAATCTTCACACTTTTGAGACAGATGAAAACGATCCCCTCCCAGTCATGCCTAGAGCACAGACACGACTTCAAGTTTCCTTGGAGAAGAGAGAATATCACCTCAATCCAGATGACTCAAGGCACCTGTTATCACCACCTGATGCTCCAGCAGATCTTCAACCTCTTCACCATGGAGAGCAGCTATGCTGCTTGGAACAGCACCCTCCTCGACAAACTACTCTCCAGCCTGGGTCAGAGCCTGGAACAGCTGGAAGAAGTGACTCTGGATTGTCCCGATTTGGGAACTGATGTCTGGAAGTATTTCCAAAGAATCCATCTCTACCTGAAGGGAAAGGAATACAGCCTCTGTGCCTGGGAGGTTGTCAGAGTAGAAATTGAAAAGTACCTTTCCTTCATGTAA